The genomic window TAAAAATACCTTGGAAAAACAAGCCCAAACTAATAACAGCCCCAGAGAACAACGGGCCATAGGCCTACCATCGAAACAAGGCTTAGTAGGTCATCAAGAGCGGGAATAGAAACAGAACGCAACAGCAACAATAGGAGGAAATAGCAAagccattaaaaataaatacccACATAAATCAGCAATGATTACAACTATGGGAAAAAAAATCCAAGCACTTAAGCAAACAAAACACTGCTGTAAGAAGAATAGCACTATTTTCAGATCCAAATGAATATCGAAATAATTCTTTCTCTGTgttgctctctctgtgtgtgttgtggatcACCTTTGTCCTGATTGATGACGATGCTGTCTTCAGCTATCCCCATGCTGCTCACGAGGGTCTTGAAGTCAGCCATCACTGTGTCTCTCACTTCCCTGGTTCGACCTGAAGGGGACAACATTGAGGTGTAAAATGCATTTTTTCACAGTCTGCAGACTGCTGTTTTGAGTGATTCAAGGGTACACCATACTCCAAAACCTAGACATATGTCTTAACATGCATTTACACTGTTTGCAGTAGTCTGGATTCATAACAAACATGCATCTTATTcattctatacacacacacacacacacacacacacacacacacacacacacacacacacacacacacacacacacacacacacacacacacacacacacacacacacacacacacacacacagtcccctcCAATAGTATTGGAACAGTGAGGCCAATTCTTTTATATTTGCTGTAGACTGGAAACATTTGGGTTTGACACCAAAAGATGAATATGAGACAAGAGATACACATCTCAGCTTTTATTTCCAGGTATTTACATCTGGATCCGATAAATAACTTAGAAGATAGCATTATTTGTAAAGGAACACCACATTTGTATGTGAGCAAAGGTATTGGAACAGAtagatttaaaataaattaaagtaaATAAGACTTAATATTTTGTTGCAAATCCTTTGCTTGCAATAACTGCATCAAGCCTGTGACCCATTGACATCACCAAACTTGTGCATTCTTCTTTTGTGATGCTTTTCCAGGCTTTCAGGTAAAATGCATGCTCTGTCTATAGGGTTTAAGTCTGGAGATTGACTTGGCCAGTCTAAAACCTTCCACTTCTTGCCCCTGATGAACTcctttgttgtgtttgtagTGTGTTTTGGATCATTATCTTGTTGCAAGATGAATGATCTTCCAATCAGTTTGGTTGCATTTTTCTTAAAATTGGCAGACATAATGTTCCTGTAGACTTCTGAGTTCATTTTGCTGTTGCCATCCTGTGTTACATCATCAATGAAGATtaacagacggacggacggacggacggacggacagacagacagacactttattgatcccttgGGAATGTTCCTTCAGGGAAATTCAAAATTCCAGCAGCGGTAGTACAGACAAGACACATAAACAAGCAAGAAAAACACAAGCAAAACTGCTACAAGacattgtataaataaataaatacattttaaaaagaagaagcagcagcagcagatgttaGCAGCAATTATTATATCTTATTTTTGTTAATAATGGAGTGAgtagcaataaataaataaataaatagattatgCAAGCTCAATCAGTCTATCCTATTTCTATTGAGCCTCTCTAATGAGCCCGTCCCAGAAGAAGCCATGCAAGCCCAAGCCATGACATTGCCTCCACCATGTTTCACAGATGAACTTGTATGTTTGGAGTCATGAACAGATCCTTTCTTTCTCCAAACTTTAGCCTTTCCATCATTTTGGTAAAGGTTCATCTTTGTCTCATCAGTCCATAAAACGTTGTCCCAGAATTTTTGAGGCTTGTCTCTGTACTTTTTGGCAAATTCCAGCCTGGCCTTCTTATTCTTTCTGCTTATGAGTGGTTTGCATCTTCTGGTGTAGCCTCTGTACTTTTGTTCATGAAGTCTTCTGCGAACAGCAGATAATGATACCTTCACTCCTGAACTCTGGAGGTGGTTGCTGATGTCAACAACAGTTGTTTTAGGGTCTTTCTTTACAGCTCTCACAATGTTTCTGTCGTCAACTGCTGTTGTTTTCCTTGGTCTACCCGTTCAACGTCTGTTACTTAGTACACCGGTGGTTTCTTTCTTCTTCGGGACATTCCAAATGGTTGTACTGGCTATTGCCAATTTTTGTGCAATGGCTCTGATGGGTTTTCCATCTTCTCTCAGCTTCACAATTGCTTCTTTTTCACCCATAGACAGCTATCTGGTTTTCATGTTGGTTACACCTCTAACTATAATAATTGCAGTCTGCACAGGCAAAACCCAAATCTGAAGCACTATTTATTGTTTGAATGATCAATGTAATAGGACACACCTGGTCAACAAAACACACCTGTCAGTCACATGTTCCAATACTTTTGCTCCCCTAAAAATGTGGTCTTACAAATAATGCTATCTTCTAAGTTATTTATCGGATCCAGATGTAAATACCTGGAAATAAAAGCTGAAATGTGTATCTCTTGTCTCATATTCATCTTTTGGTGTCAAACCCAAATGTTTCCAGTCTACAGCAAACATAAAGGAATTGGCCTCACTGTTCCAATACTATTGGAGGggactgtatatgtgtgtaggtgtaatATATTGTTACAATACAATAATAACCGTTTTTTCTTTCTATATAGAGAATTGGTTCTCATATGCGTGTAGTCTGTGTGTATTACATCACTGGGTCACGTAATCCAAACAAGGTGTGCACTTGTCCAGAGAACTGTAACACTAGTGTTCAGACTCACACTGACCACTAGTGTTCATACTGACCACTAATGTTCACACTCACTGACCACTAGTGTTCACACTCACTGGACCATTAGTGTTCACACTTACTGGACTACTGGTGTTCACACTCCCCGGAAAAATAGTTTTCACACTTACTGGACCACTAGAGTTCACACTCACTTAACAGCTTGATTGCGATAGTGGCGTTCCCGGAGGACTTCTGCCTGCTGGTGATGACGATGGCGTACTCCTGGTAGTTGGTGTGGACAACGTAGGCGTCCATCTCAGCCTGCCATCCTGTAGGAGAAACAGAGAAGATTAGTTTAAATCTGGATAGATTGAATGGGTGAGTCGAGGAATGGGCTGAGAATAGATTACATAAAATAAGGTCAGTTAAGCTGGCCATTATTttagagagtcagacagacagacaaaaagatAGACACTATATATCGATTGATCGATTGATGGAGAAACATACTTTGGCTGCGGTAGAAGAATCGTCCTGGCGTGGTCGTCACCTCATAAAAAaaactcatttctttgcatacttcccccctacacacacacacacacacacacacacacacaaacacacacacggtaaagtTACAGGCACAGGTGTGGTTCTCCATGCGAGTGTGCGAGTTTGTGGATaatgtatgtctttgtgtgtgtgtgtgtgtgtgtgtgtgtgtttgtgtgtgtgtaagtgcataCTTAGTGCATCATTTTTCTGtcaatttgtttgtgtgtgtctgcatgtgtctgtgtctgtgtgtgtcggttttgGGGTTTTATTTCTGTGTTCTTAGGCCTGCCTGCACATGTGTCTCCGGACTACCTGAGAGCGGTCCGCTTCGTCAGAATCTGGCCCGCCTCAACCCCCGCCTTCATCTCCAAGGTACCAATGGCAGGGTCCGCTGTGCTGTGCCACTCGTGAGGGCAGTCGGTTGCCTTGGCAAGATCATGCCACTTCCCCAGGAACTAGAAGAACAGAGGCACGATGAAGTAGATATCATCAAATAGtaataaatataacaaatattAATATGAAACTGTTCAACTATGAACCATGAAACCATTTAACTATGAAACTGTTAaacaaataattaataataaaacaatatgtaATTCGGAATACCGAATAATAACATGTATTAATGTGAGAAGCAGAGttcgattgttttttctattaTAATGAAGTTTAAAAACAACTCAAGCCAATGCTGACCCATCACATCACTCGACTCAAAGGTCATGTGTTGAAATGTGCTAAAAGCACACTTTCTTGACATTACTCCAAAATAATCATTTTCCCCACAGTGGGTTCAATGTTCTACAAGAGAATGACtggatgtttatttttatgaaaATACTAAGATATTCATTATAGGAAAACACTCCATATACGGTGTAAACATAAAAATGTAAAGTAGGACGATAAAATGATACGTTAAAATATCAATATTGTAATACACACCATCATTAACTTAAGTGTGATATTATTTAAGGCCCGTTGTATTCAATAGTGCCCAGCAGCAAAGACAAGTGACAGTGAAAAAAAACGGATATCTATTACCGAAGTGCAAATAAATGACCGAAgtgcagaaaaacaaaatgAGAAAAACAACCAACAGTAAATGCTGAATATAAACAAATGCATCCGACCCAAACACAGGAAGAAAGAGCAACGCACGGCAGCAGAAAGACAACGTTAGAATATATTTTTAGAGTTTGCGCTTTGTGGCACGGACGGGCTTTGGGACTCACGCTGCCGAGGTTGAAGTTCTCCTGCGTGGTGTAGAGGGGCGCCTGGAGCCCCTGGAGGGAGGCCACCCATCCCAGCACCAGAAGCGATCCGAGAACCTGAGCTACCAACATGCTGTAAGTCCTGCAAATGCCGGAGACACTGCGGTCCTGGGGGATTAAAGGATTCACCTccccaaaacacacgcacacacacgcacatgcctgtgtgggtgtttgtacacacacgcaaacacgcgtCCCCTCACTTCCCCGAAagcacacgtacatgcacacgtTGCGCATGCGCACAGACGCTCACCCTCGCACCCCcctaaaatacacacacgcatatacacacagcacacacacacacacacacacacacactccctctttcGCTCTCACCCACTCgcttgcacacagacacacacaaacacaaactagtTTGGGGCTAGTGGCctgcagtgtatgtgtgtgttggaagccGTCAGCAAACATCTAGAGGGCAAAGTTCATCCTCCCTCTGCTAGGATCAGCTGAGTTCACCCTCTAGCAGAGGATGGATGTTGGAGAAGGCCGAACTCCCTGTCTGTCCTCTGAGTGGGCGATCAGTTCAACATTGGTCTAGTGAGGCTGCCCTCGCACTGGATCAATATCTCATGACCCTCGCAGAATACTGAGTCATGTGTCCTACACATTTGACGTTTATTTAGGATTGGGatttagagggaggaggagaggagcaagaAATTACGTTCACAATTGAGCATGTTTTACTATTTAGGATTTTAGTGTAGGCCTCATGCAGGACCCCTTTGAAAAATATCAGAAAACAACCAGCAGAGTGTGTTATTCAGAATAGAACAAACGTTTTATTGTTCAATGAGCCAAATCCACACATTTTATAAACCTGACAAGAAAGATAAACAATGGCACTTATTTTATCCTCCATTTGGCATTAGACACACTGCATCTGTAACAGTAAACAAATATGTGTCAATACATTATATAAGGGCAGAAATAATGCACTCCAGCTTCATTATTTGGAAATATAATGAGTTTGTGCTGTTAAACTGAATACAGCTGTATGGGGTTA from Gadus macrocephalus chromosome 4, ASM3116895v1 includes these protein-coding regions:
- the ambp gene encoding protein AMBP isoform X2; protein product: MLVAQVLGSLLVLGWVASLQGLQAPLYTTQENFNLGSFLGKWHDLAKATDCPHEWHSTADPAIGTLEMKAGVEAGQILTKRTALRGEVCKEMSFFYEVTTTPGRFFYRSQRWQAEMDAYVVHTNYQEYAIVITSRQKSSGNATIAIKLLSRTREVRDTVMADFKTLVSSMGIAEDSIVINQDKGDCVPGEVTATEGTPRFRIVQRKRRETEPEPAEVEGSGEAATEFTDAASCMDEPDSGPCFGALQHYHYNSSSMSCQEFQYGGCMGNQNNFVTERECLQRCRTEAACRLPMVAQPCTGQPAVWAFDATSGLCVAYKPGFCQGNGNKFYSKAECEEYCGVVKEEPVLLGPD